One Etheostoma cragini isolate CJK2018 chromosome 19, CSU_Ecrag_1.0, whole genome shotgun sequence DNA segment encodes these proteins:
- the LOC117935137 gene encoding serrate RNA effector molecule homolog: protein MGDSDDEFDRRRRDKFRRERSDMERSREREERRRDDWPDRDWDRGRERRRDYDRGRRERFSPPRHISPQHKRMRREWDDHRGGEPYRFDMPYGGGGAPFQGGGPPGWHPDLPRLHPHHGGHPLQARLGMMDPDLPPPGPPTMRSFKEFLLNMEDSVDETESVKRYNQYKLDFRRQQLQDFFLQHKEHEWFRSKYHPDDITARGAESLSALKTRLAVFMFLLDNGWLDDVALDMEHAPAIIKLLDAAVIKMEGGTDFDLQVLEVPTAASGGEANSTAGAKAIPPVPPAASGDRSLGDAGGPTGSETAGSRTETAPREKGGDSEKDGEEDAKQNGEKEKEEGEDGEEEDEDEKKDEDEEEEEEKTTKKGRKRKRSVSVDSGEGSASDTDSSDGDKDEDEEKDEDEEKDDDDEDGENSKNTFIARRRSGL from the exons ATGGGAGACAGCGACGACGAATTCGACAGGAGGAGGCGGGACAAGTTCAGGAGAGAGAGGAGCGACATGGAGcggtcgagagagagagaggagaggaggagggacgACTGGCCCGACAG ggactGGGACCGcggcagagagaggaggagggattACGACCGTGGTCGTCGGGAGCGGTTTTCTCCGCCGCGACACATCAGCCCTCAGCACAAGCGCATGAGGAGGGAGTGGGACGACCACCGGGGGGGCGAGCCGTACCGCTTCGACATGCCGTACGGGGGGGGCGGGGCTCCGTTTCAGGGGGGGGGGCCGCCGGGCTGGCACCCCGACCTCCCCCGCCTCCACCCGCACCACGGAGGACACCCGCTGCAGGCCAG gttggGGATGATGGATCCAGACCTCCCCCCCCCAGGTCCTCCCACCATGCGGAGCTTTAAG GAGTTCCTGCTGAACATGGAGGACAGCGTGGACGAGACGGAGTCGGTGAAGCGCTACAACCAGTACAAGCTGGACTTCCGGCGACAGCAGCTCCAGGACTTCTTCCTGCAGCACAAGGAGCACGAGTGGTTCCGCTCCAAGTAccaccctgatgacatcacggCGAGGGGGGCGGAGTCTCTGAGCGCGCTCAAAACCCGATTGGCCGTCTTCATGTTCCTGCTGGACAACGGTTGGCTGGACGACGTGGCGCTGGACATGGAGCACGCGCCCGCCATCATCAAGCTGTTGGACGCAG CCGTGATAAAGATGGAGGGCGGGACGGACTTCGACCTGCAGGTTCTGGAGGTTCCGACGGCCGCGTCCGGCGGCGAGGCGAACAGCACCGCCGGCGCTAAGGCTatcccccccgtcccccccgcCGCCTCGGGAGACAGGAGTCTGGGGGACGCAGGCGGTCCGACGGGCTCGGAGACGGCGGGGAGTCGGACGGAGACGGCGCCCAGAGAGAAGGGCGGAGACTCGGAGAAG GACGGCGAAGAGGACGCCAAGCAGAacggagagaaggagaaagaagaaggggaggatggcgaggaggaggacgaggatgAAAAGAAGGatgaagacgaagaagaagaagaagagaagacgACTAAGAAG GGCAGGAAGAGGAAGCGCAGCGTGTCGGTGGACAGCGGCGAGGGCAGCGCCTCCGACACGGACTCCTCCGACGGAGACAAGGACGAAGACGAGGAGaaggacgaggacgaggagaAGGACGACGATGACGAGGACGGAGAGAACAGTAAGAACACCTTCATCGCTCGGAGACGTTCTG GATTATGA
- the LOC117935138 gene encoding nephronectin-like gives METNLRLQCPSPPPDFVRDGDLNLRPSGSQPGDPLRMERLWRISVYFHRLSGGRYLSVPELKAGQRSIRGARLAVQIVPPWSHGDLCFSFSHWLTGHHVGVLQLFVRETGRHRRYSSALWSRTGGHGWRHTQVTLATHSVDKVLLKAERWTGLMAVDDVTLRRGACR, from the exons ATGGAGACCAACCTGAGGCTGCAGT gtCCCAGTCCACCACCAGACTTTGTTCGggatggggacttgaacctgagaccctccggttcccaacccggGGACCCCCTACGGATGGAGCGCCTGTGGCGTATCTCTG TGTATTTCCACCGTCTCTCAGGTGGGCGTTACCTTTCGGTCCCAGAGCTGAAGGCGGGACAAAGGAGCATCCGCGGAGCTCGACTGGCCGTCCAAATAGTCCCGCCCTGGAGCCACGGTGacctgtgtttctccttctcccATTGGCTGACGGGACATCACGTGGGCGTGTTGCAGCTGTTTGTGCGGGAAACAGGAAGACACAGAAG GTACAGCTCCGCCCTCTGGAGCCGGACCGGTGGACACGgatggagacacacacaagttaCCTTGGCAACGCACTCTGTGGACAAG GTGTTGTTGAAGGCCGAGCGGTGGACAGGACTGATGGCCGTTGATGATGTCACACTGAGACGGGGCGCGTGTCGCTGA